A genomic region of Sphingobium sp. HWE2-09 contains the following coding sequences:
- the rmuC gene encoding DNA recombination protein RmuC — MDSLAALLILIALLIGLAVGWLLKGKALAPLAAEKADLGARLDLATTQRNGAIAELAVEQERVAQAETRIARLESAQVAADQRFEAAQAAAAQRLDAVQAEREGALRDLASLRSDTQARTHAFEQQIAALKDAKEQLSAQFSEIGGKLLESAQTQFLTRADQRFAQANEKSEAQLKTLLNPVETTLKRYEEGLARVEKDRVGSYAELREAVQQVHLGQGQVREETAKLVNALRAAPKTRGRWGEQQFKNLIETAGLSPFVDFKEEVSVAVEANGAETRMRPDFIINLPGDQQMVVDVKCSLVAYLNAVDQVDPALRDAHMLDHARAMRTHADALGRKAYWEQFAKAPDFVIMYVPGDNFVTAALEADMDLWERAAKNRVIICGPATFLPLARTLAGHWRQAKMQEQAQQVGHLGKELYERLAVAATHLKRLGSGLNSAVSNYNSFIGSFESRVLSTGRKFRDLDIETGGKEIEAMEPLDVLARDAQTDEARALPAAE, encoded by the coding sequence ATGGACAGCCTGGCCGCCCTCTTGATCCTTATCGCGTTGCTGATCGGCCTGGCCGTCGGCTGGCTGCTCAAGGGCAAGGCACTGGCCCCGCTGGCGGCGGAAAAGGCGGATCTTGGCGCGCGGCTGGACCTCGCCACCACCCAGCGCAATGGCGCCATCGCCGAACTGGCAGTGGAACAGGAGCGCGTCGCCCAGGCCGAAACCCGCATCGCCCGGCTCGAATCCGCGCAGGTCGCAGCCGACCAGCGGTTCGAGGCGGCACAGGCCGCCGCCGCCCAACGCCTCGACGCCGTGCAGGCCGAACGCGAAGGCGCGCTGCGCGACCTGGCGTCGCTCCGCTCCGATACGCAGGCGCGTACCCACGCCTTCGAACAGCAGATCGCGGCCCTGAAGGACGCCAAGGAACAGCTGTCCGCCCAGTTCAGCGAAATCGGCGGCAAGCTGCTCGAATCGGCGCAGACTCAATTCCTGACCCGCGCCGACCAGCGCTTCGCCCAGGCGAATGAAAAGAGCGAGGCGCAGCTCAAGACCCTGCTCAATCCAGTCGAAACTACGCTCAAACGCTATGAGGAAGGGCTGGCCCGCGTCGAAAAGGACCGCGTCGGCAGCTATGCCGAACTGCGCGAAGCGGTGCAGCAGGTCCATTTGGGCCAGGGACAGGTGCGGGAGGAAACCGCCAAGCTGGTCAATGCGCTGCGCGCCGCGCCCAAGACGCGGGGCCGCTGGGGCGAGCAGCAGTTCAAGAATCTCATCGAAACCGCGGGCCTCTCCCCCTTCGTCGATTTCAAGGAAGAAGTGTCCGTTGCCGTCGAAGCCAATGGCGCTGAAACCCGGATGCGCCCCGACTTCATCATCAATCTGCCCGGCGACCAGCAGATGGTGGTCGACGTCAAATGCTCGCTCGTCGCCTATCTGAACGCCGTCGATCAGGTCGATCCCGCCCTACGCGACGCCCATATGCTCGACCATGCCCGCGCCATGCGCACCCATGCCGACGCGCTGGGGCGCAAGGCCTATTGGGAACAGTTCGCCAAGGCGCCCGACTTCGTCATCATGTATGTGCCGGGCGACAATTTCGTCACCGCCGCGCTGGAAGCGGACATGGATTTGTGGGAACGCGCGGCCAAGAACCGCGTCATCATCTGCGGTCCCGCCACCTTCCTGCCGCTCGCCCGCACGCTGGCGGGTCATTGGCGCCAGGCCAAGATGCAGGAACAGGCGCAGCAGGTCGGCCATCTCGGCAAGGAGCTTTACGAGCGCCTCGCCGTTGCGGCGACGCACCTCAAGCGCCTTGGCTCCGGCCTCAACAGCGCGGTGTCCAACTATAACAGCTTCATCGGCAGCTTCGAAAGCCGCGTCCTCTCCACCGGCCGCAAGTTTCGCGACCTCGACATCGAAACCGGCGGCAAGGAGATCGAGGCGATGGAGCCGCTCGACGTGCTGGCCCGCGACGCCCAGACCGACGAAGCCCGTGCCCTCCCCGCAGCGGAATGA